A genomic stretch from Hymenobacter psoromatis includes:
- a CDS encoding DUF305 domain-containing protein — translation MEHKTPYSRFFLMLGTSLVAMYAVMYLNVYEWDHVYFSLTRVYMALLMLVPMTLIMMGFMWSMYPNKQGNALIMGGSLVAFVVVIIMVRSQTFIGDTLWMKAMIPHHSIAIMVSKRADIKDPEVRQLADSIIAAQEREIKQMQRMLARLERARVAQ, via the coding sequence ATGGAACACAAAACCCCTTACTCCCGCTTTTTTCTGATGCTGGGCACCTCCCTGGTGGCCATGTACGCCGTGATGTACCTGAACGTCTACGAGTGGGACCACGTGTATTTCAGCCTCACCCGCGTATATATGGCCCTGCTCATGCTAGTGCCGATGACCCTGATTATGATGGGTTTTATGTGGAGTATGTACCCTAACAAGCAGGGCAACGCCCTGATTATGGGGGGTAGCCTAGTAGCCTTCGTGGTGGTCATCATTATGGTGCGCTCCCAAACCTTTATTGGCGACACACTCTGGATGAAGGCCATGATTCCGCACCACTCCATTGCCATCATGGTCAGCAAGCGTGCGGATATCAAGGACCCGGAGGTGCGCCAGCTGGCCGACAGCATCATTGCGGCCCAAGAGCGCGAAATTAAGCAGATGCAGCGGATGCTGGCCCGGCTGGAACGGGCGCGGGTCGCGCAGTAG